The genomic interval TATTTGACGAGCGGGACCTTGAAATATTCCTTAACCAACGACATCACCACTTTTATGAAGCATGCGCCGCCATTTGGTGGCATGAGCGCGGGTATTTATGCCTTGTGGAAAAATATGACATTAAAACACCCAAGGAACGACACCCGCGCAAGGCATTAATCTTCCATCAGTGCATTTCTCCGCCTATGTTTGAGCGCATGTGGGTCGCCAAGAAAAAACATGGCTATAGGGGACCACCGGATCTTTTTGTATATAAACCAGACCTTTCAGATTGGTTTTTTTGCGAAGTTAAAGGTCCAGCAGACAAGGTGCGCTCGAGCCAAAGTGCATTTTGGAAGGAACTTGAAGAAATATTTATGAGAAAAGTTAGAGTTCTTCAGTTCGTGTAGAAATCGGTTTCGTAGTTTAATCATTTCAATCCGTGATTAGCTTCTTCGGAGACAGATCCCGTCGGAATATTCTTCTTGCTCCACTTCGTGCCTCCGTGAGAACAGACTGCTTTTCCCCTCCCCATCCGTGTTGATCCGTGAAGGGGTCGTAATGGGGTCTCCGCCCTCTTACGTGCCTCCGCGTCTCCGTGTGAGCCGGCTGCTTTTTCCCTCCCCATCCGTGTGCATCCGCGTCCATCCGTGGTTGGTTTTCTCCCCCTTGGCGTTTCGGGCGGTCTGCGGTACGCTTTCCCTGAATCCAAGGAGGCCTCCATGCTGACGGGCAGTTGCTATTGCGGGAAAGTGCGGTACGAGAGCGCGGGGAAAATCCTGATCTTCGCAAACTGTCATTGTCCGGATTGCCGGAAATTCACCGGCTCCGCGTTTTCGTCGGTCCTGGCCGTGGAGGACGGCGGGTTCAAGGTCGTGGCCGGCGCGGACAACCTCGTGGCCTACAACTCCTCGCCCGGCAAGTTCCGCTCGTTCTGCCAGACCTGCGGCTGTCCTCTGTTCTCGCGCGCCGAGCAGCGCCCGGGCATGGTGCTGATCCGCGCGGGCTCGCTGGACGACGATCCCCGGA from Deltaproteobacteria bacterium carries:
- a CDS encoding GFA family protein gives rise to the protein MLTGSCYCGKVRYESAGKILIFANCHCPDCRKFTGSAFSSVLAVEDGGFKVVAGADNLVAYNSSPGKFRSFCQTCGCPLFSRAEQRPGMVLIRAGSLDDDPRMKPQSHIWVSMKAPWHDVCDSAAQFPEGFPKK